The following coding sequences are from one Pongo abelii isolate AG06213 chromosome 3, NHGRI_mPonAbe1-v2.0_pri, whole genome shotgun sequence window:
- the RELL1 gene encoding RELT-like protein 1 isoform X2: MHLHHKCLERCLADNGSSRTLHSRTETTPSPSNDTGNGHPEYIAYALVPVFFIMGLFGVLICHLLKKKGYRCTTEAEQDIEEEKVEKIELNDSVNENSDTVGQIVHYIMKNEANADVLKAMVADNSLYDPESPVTPSTPGSPPVSPGPLSPGGTPGKHVCGHHLHTVGGVVERDVCHRCRHKRWHFIKPTNKSRESRPRRQGEVTVLSVGRFRVTKVEHKSNQKERRSLMSVSGAETVNGEVPATPVKRERSGTE; this comes from the exons ATGCACTTGCATCACAAGTGCCTAGAACGGTGCCTGGCAG ACAATGGGAGCAGCCGCACATTGCACTCCAGAACAGAGACGACCCCGTCGCCCAGCAACGATACTGGGAATGGACACCCAGAATATATTGCATACGCGCTTGTCCCTGTGTTCTTTATCATGGGTCTCTTCGGCGTCCTCATTTGCCACCTGCTTAAGAAGAAAGGTTATCGTTGTACAACAGAAGCGGAGCAAGATATCGAAGAGGAAAAGGTTGAAAAGATAG aaTTGAACGACAGTGTGAATGAAAACAGTGACACTGTTGGGCAAATCGTCCACTACATCATGAAAAATGAAG cGAATGCTGATGTCTTAAAGGCGATGGTAGCAGATAACAGCCTGTATGATCCTGAAAG CCCCGTGACCCCCAGCACACCAGGAAGCCCGCCCGTGAGTCCTGGGCCTTTGTCACCAGGGGGGACTCCAGGGAAGCACGTCTGTGGCCATCATCTGCATACGGTGGGCGGTGTTGTCGAGAGGGATGTGTGTCATCGGTGTAGGCACAAGCGGTGGCACTTTATAAAGCCCACTAACAAGTCCAGAGAGAGCAGACCACGGCGCCAAGGCGAGGTCACGGTCCTTTCTGTTGGCAG GTTTAGAGTTACAAAAGTGGAACACAAGTCAAACCAGAAGGAACGGAGAAGCCTGATGTCTGTTAGTGGGGCTGAAACGGTCAATGGGGAGGTGCCAGCAACACCTGTGAAGAGAGAACGCAGTGGCACAGAGTAG